A segment of the Candidatus Methylomirabilota bacterium genome:
CGCGAGCGCGGCAAGCCTCCGCACGAGGCGATCTACGAGGCGTGTCTCCTGCGCTTCCGGCCCATCATGATGACCACGATGGCCGCGCTCCTCGGCGGGCTGCCGCTCGCCTTCGGCACCGGCACCGGCGCCGAGCTCCGCCGCCCGCTCGGCATCACCATCGTGGGCGGCCTCCTGCTCTCCCAGGTGCTGACGCTCTACACCACGCCGGTGGTGTACCTGGCCTTCGACCGGATCACCCGACGCGGTCGGGCCGCCGCCGCGCCGCACCCGCTCCCCGCCCCCGCGGGCGACGGCTCGTGAAGGGCTCGCCGCGATGAACATCGCCGAGCCCTTCATCCGACGCCCGGTCGCCACCACGTTGCTGAGCGTGGCCGTGCTGCTGGCGGGGGCGATGGCCTATCGCGTCCTGCCGGTGGCCCCGCTGCCCCAGGTGGAGTTCCCCGTCATCCAGGTGCAGGCCAACCTTCCCGGGGCGAGCCCGGAGACCATGGCGGCCTCGGTGGCGACTCCGCTCGAGCGCTCGTTCGGCCGCATCGCGGGCATCACCGAGATGACGTCCACGAGCTTGCTCGGCAACACCACCATCGTGCTCCAGTTCGACCTCAACCGAAGCATCGACGCGGCTGCGCGCGACGTGCAGGCCGCCATCAACGCGGCGAGCAGCGACCTGCCCGCGACCCTGCCCACGAATCCGACGTACCGCAAGGTCAATCCCGCCGACGCCCCCATCATGATCCTGGCGGTGACCTCGGGCATCCTGCCCATCGGCCGCCTCTACGACGCCGCCGACTCGATCCTGGCCCAGAAGCTCTCGCAGGTGGAGGGCATCGGCCAGGTCATCGTGGGCGGCGCGGCCCGACCCGCGGTGCGCGTGCAGGTCGATCCCCTGCGTCTCACCCAGCTCGGCATCGGGCTCGACCAGGTGCGGGGCGCGCTGCGCACGGTCAACGCCAACACGCCCAAGGGGGCGGTGGCCGGCCCCGACCGGGCCTGGACCATCACCGCCAACGATCAGCTCTTCACCGCCGAGCAGTATCGCCCGGTGATCGTGGCCTACCGGAACGGCGCTCCGGTGCGCCTCTCGGACGTGGCCACGGTGTCCGAGTCGGTGGAGAACATCCGCAACGCCGGCGTCGCCAACGGCGAGCGGGCGGTGCTGCTGATCGTCTTCCGCCAGCCCGGGACCAACATCATCGCAACGGTGGACCGGGTGCTCGAGCGGATGCCGGAGCTGCGCGCTTCCATCCCGCCCGCCATGACGCTCGCCGTCGTGCTCGACCGCACCACCACCATCCGCGCGTCCTTCCGCGACATCCAGCTCACGCTGGCGCTCTCGGTGGCCCTCGTGATCCTGGTGGTGTTCGTGTTCCTCCGCAGTGTCCGCTCCACCACCATCCCCAGCATCGCGATCCCGCTGTCGCTGTTCGGCACCTTCGGCGGCATGTACCTCTTCGGCTACAGTCTCGACAACCTCTCCCTGATGGCTCTCACCATCTCCACCGGCTTCGTGGTGGACGACGCCATCGTCGTGCTCGAGAACATCACCCGCTATCTCGAGGTGGGCGAATCACCCCTCGCCGCCGCCCTCCGCGGCGCGCGCGAGATCGGCTTCACCGTGCTCTCGATGAGCACGTCGCTGGTGGCGGTGTTCATTCCCATCCTGCTCATGGGCGGCCTCGTGGGCCGGCTCTTCCGCGAGTTCGCGGTGGTCCTGACGCTCGCGATCCTGATGTCGATGGTGGTCTCGCTCACCGTCACGCCCATGGCCTGCGCCGTCCTGCTCCGCCCGAAGCGCGAGCGGCCTCCGGGCCGGCTCGCTCGGCTCGGCGAGCGCGCCTTCGACGGCACGCTGGCCTTTTACCGCGTGACGCTCGGCTGGTGCCTGCGGCATCCGCTGCTGATCCTCTTCGTGACGCTGGGCACCATCGGTGTCAACATCTACCTCTTCGTCGTCGTGCCCAAGGGCTTCTTCCCCCAGCAGGACACCGGCCGCATCAGTGGGAACATCCAGGCCGAGCAGGACATCTCCTTCCCCGCCATGCGCCAGAAGATGAACGAGTTCGTGACCACGGTGATGGCCGATCCCGCCGTGTCCAACGTGGTCGCCTTCACCGGGGGCGGCAACACCACCAACACCGGCCGCATGTTCGTGTCCCTCAAGCCGCAGCACGACCGCAACGTCACCGCCGACCAGGTCATCACGCGCCTCCGGAGCAAGCTCGCCCATGTGCCGGGGGCGACGCTCTTCCTCCAGGCGGTGCAAGACTTACGGATCGGGGGGCGGGCGAGCAACGCGCAGTTCCAGTACACCTTGCAGAGCGCGGGCGGGGAGCTGGGCGATCTCAACGCGGCGGCGCCGCGCATGCTGGCCAAGCTGCGCGCGCTGCCCCAGCTGCGCGACGTGTCCACCGACCAGCAGAACCGAGGGCTTCAGGCCAAGCTCGTCATCGACCGCGACGTCGCTTCCCGGCTCGGCATCTTACCCCAGGGCATCGACGACAGCCTCTACGACGCCTTCGGCCAGCGACAGGTCTCGACGATCTTCACCCAGCTCAACCAGTACCGCGTGGTGATGGAGGTCGATCCCGCGTTCCAGCAGAATCCCGACGCCCTCACCGGCATCTACGTAAAGACGCCGAGCGGCCCGCCCGTGCCGCTCTCCACCCTCGCGCACTTCACGCCCACGCTGACGCCGCTGCAGGTGGCCCATCAGGGCCAGTTCCCCGCGGTCACGCTGTCGTTCAACCTCGCCCCCGGCGTGGCGCTGGGCGATGCGGTGAACGCGGTCCGCGCGGCCGAGCGCGAGGTGGGGCTGCCGCCCACGATCCGCGCCAGCTTCCAGGGCACCCTCCAGGCTTTCCAGTCCTCGCTCGCCTCGCAGCCCTATCTGATCCTCGCCGCGCTCGCCGCCGTCTACATCGTGCTGGGCGTGCTCTACGAGAGCTACATCCATCCCCTCACCATCCTGTCCACGCTGCCCTCCGCGGGTGTGGGCGCCATTCTCGCGCTCATGCTGTTCGGCACCGACCTCTCCGTCATCGCGATGATCGGCATCGTCCTCCTCATCGGCATCGTGAAGAAGAACGCGATCATGATGATCGACTTCGCACTCGACGCCGAGCGCACGGGCGGCAAGAGCCCCGCCGAAGCCATCTACGAGGCGTGTCTCCTGCGCTTCCGCCCCATCATGATGACGACGATGGCGGCGCTGCTGGGCGGGCTGCCGCTGGCGTTGGGCCTCGGTACCGGCGCCGAGCTGCGCCGGCCCCTCGGCATCACGATCGTGGGCGGCCTCGTCCTCTCACAGCTCCTCACGCTCTACACGACCCCCGTGGTCTATCTCTATCTCGACCGGCTCCGCGCCTGGCATGGGCGCCGGGCCCGCCCGACGACGCAGACCCTGGAGACCGCATGATCCGGGCCTCGCGCTCCGTCCCCCTCGTCGTGCTGATCTTGGCCCTCGTCGTCATGCTGGGCGCCTGCTCGCGTGACAAGGCCGAATCCAAGGCGCCGCCCGCGACCGCCGCGGTGCCGGTGGCCGTCGCTCCCGTCGAGCAGAAGGCCATGCCCTTGCAGCTGCAAGCCATCGGCACCGTCGAGGCGTTCTCCGTGGTCTCCGTGCGCGCCCAGGTGGGCGGCGAGCTGACGAAGGTGCACTTCAACGAAGGCCAGGACGTCAAGAAGGGCGCGCTGCTCTTCACCATCGACCCGCGTTCCTTCGAGGCCGCGCTGGCCCAGGCCGAGGCCACCCTCGCCAAGGACACCGGGCTCGTGCAGCAGGCACGCGCGACGCTCCAGCGCGACCGGGCGCGGGTGCTCCAGACGCGCGCCGCCCTCGCGCGCGACCAGGCGCAGGCGCGCACCGCGGACGCCGAGGCCAAGCGCTACGCGGAGCTCTACAAGCGTGAGCTCATCTCGCTCGAGCAGTCCGAGCAGTTCCACACCACCGCGGAGGCGCTCGCCGCGACAGTGCGGGCCGATGAGGCCGACGTGAAGAGCGCGGAGGAGACGGTGCGGGCCGACGAGGCCGCCATCAAGGCCGCCGAGCAGACGGTGCGGGGCGACGAGGCCATGGTGGACAGCGCCAAGATCCAGCTCGGCTACACCAAGATCACCTCGCCCATCGACGGCCGCACCGGCAGCCTCATGCTGCACGAGGGCAACATCGTACGCGCGGGCGGGACGTCCGACTCCACTCTCGTCGTCATCAACCAGATCCAGCCCGTCTACGTCTCCTTCACCGTGCCCCAGCAGCAGCTGCCCGCCATCCGTCGCTACATGGCCGAGGGGACGCTCGAGGTGCGGGCGACCCCCGCCGGTGACGCTCAGCCCCAGCGGGGCACGGTGAGCTTCGTGGACAACGTCGTGGACGCCGCCACCGGCACGATCCGTCTCAAGGGCACCTTTACCAACGCGGAGCGGAAGCTCTGGCCCGGCCAGTTCGCCAATGTGGAGCTGGTGCTCTCCACCGAGCCCGACGCCATCGTCGTACCCGCGCAGGCGGTCCAGACCGGCCAGGGCAACAGCACGTTCGTCTTCGTGGTGAGAGACGATTCCACCGTGGAGACGCGGCGGATCACCGTGAAGCGCACCCAGGGCAACGAGACGGTGGTCGGCGACGGGCTCAAGCCCGGCGAGAAGGTGGTGACCGACGGCATGCCGCGGCTCGTGGCCGGCGCCAAGGTCGAGATCCGTGCGGCCCAGGAAGGCGGCCGGTCGGGCGGCGGGCGGCGCTCCGGCGGTGCGACGCCGGGCGGCGCGGCGCCGGACACAGGCGGCAAGGCCCCCCCGGGGGCCAGGCCGTGAGACGCGGCGCCTAGAGGTAGACGCTCTTCATCTGCGGCGCGGGATAGCGCGTGCCCGCGGCGGCGCCCGCCGGCACCGCGGCGGCGATGCGCGCCACGTCCGAGGGGCCGAGCTTCACCGCCGCCGCGCCAAGATTTTCTTCCAGGCGGTCCTTTCGCTTGGTCCCGGGTATCGGCAGCACGTCCGGCCCCTGCGCGAGCAGCCAGGCCAGCACGAGCTGCCCGGGCGTGCACCCCTTCTCCGCGGCGATGGCCTCGATGCGATGCACGAGGTCCACGTTGTGGCCGAAGTTGCCGTCCTGGAAGCGCGGGTGGTCGCGGCGGCGATCGCCCTCGGGAATGTCGGCGATCTTCTGGATCTGGCCGGTCAGGAAGCCGCGCCCCAGCGGGGAATAGGCCACGAAGCTGATGCCGAGCTCGCGGCACACGCGCAGCGTCTCCTCGGCCTCGACGCGGTAGAGCAGCGAGAACTCGCTCTGCACCGCGGCGATGGGATGCACGGCGTGCGCGCGGCGGATCGTCGCGGGCGCGGCTTCGGACAGCCCGAGCGCGCGCACCTTGCCCGCCTCCACCAGCCCCTTCATCGCGCCCACCGTGTCCTCGATGGGCACGGACGGGTCCACGCGATGCTGGTAGTAGAGGTCGATCACGTCCACGCCGAGGCGGGTCAGGCTGGCGTCGCACGCTTCGCGCACGTACTCGGGGCGGCCGTTGACGAGATTCGCCCCCGACGCGTTACGCGTCTGCCCGAACTTGGTGGCGAGCACCACGCGATCGCGCCGGCCGCGCAGCGCGCGCCCCAGCAGCGTCTCGTTGTGGCCCCACCCGTACATGTCCGAGGAGTCGACGTGCGTGATGCCGCGGTCCAGCGCGTGCTGGACGAGGGCGACGGAGGCCGCGTCGTCGGCGGCGCCGTAGACGCCGGAGAGTGACATGCAGCCGAGACCGAGGGCGGAGACGCGGAGCGGGCTTTGACCGACGGGGCGCTGTTCCATGGCGGCGAGGATACTACGCGGGCCGTTCGCGCGCCACGCGCGAGCTCCACGCGAAGCCCGCGACGAGGATCACGAGGAGCAGTGCCTGCACGGTCAGCCCCTCGACGCTCGGGTGAATGCCGAGCAGCGGGATGGCGGGAAGCTCCAGCGCGTGCTGAGGGAATGCCCCGGCTTCCTGGAGCGCGGCGATGCCGTTGCCCACGAACACCACCGCGAGGACTCCGACCACGATGGCCGACACTCCGAAGAAGAGCCCGATGGGCAGCCGGAGGCTGCCGCGCACGATGACCCAACCGAGCGCGACCAGGGCCACCGCCGCCGCCGCGAGCCCGCCGAGCAGTGCCGGCCCGCCGCTCGGCCCGGCCTGCGCGGCCAGCGCCTCGTAGAAGAGCACGGTCTCGAACACCTCGCGGTATACGGCGAGGAAGGACACGGAGGCCAGGGCGAGCATCGTGCGCCCCGACAGGGCGCCGGCAAGCCGCGCCTCGAGGAAGGCCTGCCAGCGGTGCGACTGGCTCTTGCCGTGCATCCAGAAGCCCACGTAGAGGAGCACCGCGGCGGCCACGAGCGCCGTCACGCCCTCGGTGGTCTCGCGCGTCGAGCCGCTGATCGTGAGCACGCGGGACGCCACCCACCACGTGACCCCGCCCAGCAGCAGCGCCACGACCCAGCCGCCGTGCACCCACGGGAGCGCGTCGCGCCGGCCCGCTTTGACGAGTAGCGCGATCACCGCCGCGACGACCAGCAGCGCTTCGAGCCCCTCGCGCAGCAGGATGATGAACGCCGACACGAACGTCGCGGCCGGCGTGAGCCGGTCCGTGTCGAGCCGCGCCTGCGCCCGGGTGAGCAACGCCTCCACCTTGCCCGCCTGGGTCTCCACCGCCCCGAGGGGCGCCCCCTCCTTCACGAGCCCGCGGAAGCGAAGCATCTCGCCCTCGATGGCCAGGCGGAGCGGGTGGTCCACCGCGTCCAGGCTGGGCTCGGCCAGCTCGAAGCCGTCGAGATAGGCGGACACCGCGAGGTCCTGCGCCTCGCGCGCCCGCCCGCCGCGATACGCCTCCAGGCTCTGGCGAAGCAGGCGAAGGCTGATGGCGATGGCCGCGTTGCCCTGCGGCACCAGCGCCTCCGGATCGCTGCGGAGATAGGCGAGGAACGCCGCGGCGTCGGCGCCGTGGCGCGCCGTGAGCTCGCGTGGGCTCCGCGTGGCAAGGCTCGCGAGATCGGAGAACACGTCGCGGCCCTTGCCCGCGGTCCAGAGGGCCTGGCCGCGGGCGCGCTCCGCCTCCGGCGCGGCGAGCCCGGTCACGTGGAAAGCCAGCGCCCAGCGCTCGTCCTCGGTGAGGTCGCGGAAGCCCGCCATCGCGGTGCCCTCCACGCCCAGCGTGATCGTGCTGAACACACTGTAGAGACTGCGCTGGCTCATGCGCTCGGCGTCGTAGAAGTCGCTGGGCCGGGGATCGAGGCTCTGGGCCGCGGGCCCGTCGCCGTGGCCCGTGGCGCCGTGGCAGAGGGCGCAGCGCGCGGCGAAGAGCGCCGCGCCTCGCTTGAGGTCGGGGACACGTTTCGGCGCGACGTCGACGCGGTACGCGCCGATGAGCGCCCAGCGCAACCCGCCGGCAAGGCGCGCCACGTCGGCGTCGGACCCCTTGGCCTTGACGAGGGCGACCAGCCGGTCCGCTTGGGCCTCCAGCCCCGCGCGCTCGGGCCGCGCCTCGAGGCGCCCCAGCAGCGCGCGCGCCTGTCCCACGAACTCGACCTGCTCGCGGTACTCGCCCTCGTCCAGAACCTTGCCGTCCTGCACCGCGCCCGAATAGTCCACCGCCACGTAGTCCAGGATGTGGAGGATCAACTGCGCGGGATCGGGCTCGGCGCCCGGCGGGGCCTGCGCGGTGGCTGGGCTCGCGACCAGCAGCCAGGCGACCGCGACGAGCGCGGCGCGCGGCGCGATGCGGCGGAACGAATCCCGAATGCGCACGCGTCGGCTCCCGCTACGGCGCCCGGTACGCGTCGATGACGCCCCGGATGCGCGCGCGGGCCGCCTCGCGCACCGTGGGATCCGTGAAATCCTTGCCCATGAATTCCTCCTCCACCTCGAACATCTTGACGAAGCGAGGAGGCTGGCCAGGCGGCGTCCGCTCCACGAAGGGGCCGGCGCCGTTCAGCACGCCGTCCCAGGTCGCCCGGAGCAACTCCCAGAAGGCCGCGCGATCGCGGGAGAACGCCGCGCCCACCGCACATTCCCCCTCGGGCAGCCGGACGTACCAGGTCTTGCCGAGCTCGCGCACGAGGGGGGTGCGGACGCCCTGGGCATGAAGCGTCTTCACGTTGTTCTGCCGCTCCAGAAAGCTCGAGCCGTAGGCCACGATGCGCGTGCGACGGTCCAGCGCCTGATAGTCGGAGCGGCCCATGTCGCGTGTCTCCCGTCCGGGCACGGGGGCGTAGCTGTCGCACGACCATTCCGGATAGCCGCCGGCGGTCCACGCCCCCGCGCACTGATAGCGCGGGCCGTCGTCGAGATTGGTGACCCGCCGCGTCCAGAGATGGGGCGTGGCCCGGAGATCGCGCGGCTGCCAGATCTGCGGCCCCGTGAAGTCGTAGAGGAAGGGCGCGTCGAACTCCCAATCCTCCGACTGATGGCGAAGCACGCTATCCATCCGAACAGTTCCGTCGAGGTCGGCGGCGAAGAGGATGCGCTGGAGCCAGATGCGATTCGGCGCGATCTGCTCAGCGGTGATCCATTCCTTCACCGACTTGTCCCGGTTGACGTCGTAGACGCGCGGATCCCGCGTGTAGCCGGGGCGGAGGCTCTCGACCTCGACGAAGCTGTAGTCCACGAGGAAGCACCCGGTGAGGCTCCGGATCGCGGCGAGCCCACGCTCGCGCAGGTCCTGGACGTCGGCCAGCGCCGCGGTGCCGAGCGCCAGGAGCAGGGCGAGCGAGCCGACGAGCGCACGCATGTAGTTAGTTATACCTAAGGTGGCGGCAGCGTCAACGTGAAATGTCCCCCGTCGACGCCCGCGGGCGGCCGTCAGATCTGCGAGTAGCCGCTGCCCCGGCTGTCGACGCCGCGCCCCCGGGCCTCGGCGATCCAGCCGTGCTCCTTGAGAATCTCCTGGCTGTAGGTCACCCGTCCCGTGATGCGCGCGCACGGCTCGGTGGCCAGAATGAGGGCGGCCCGGGCCATCAGGATGGGCGGCTCACCGCGCGGATCGTCCATGCTGCGCACGAGCTTGTGGTGCACGGTGCCGGGGGTGGGCACCACCTGCGACGGCGACACCGCGGTGACGGAGACGCCGTGCGGGTAGACCTCGCGTGCCAGCCCCTGGGTGAAGCGCTCGAGCGCCGCCTTCTCCGCCCCGTAGCAGGTGCCGCCGGTATAGCGCTCGGGCTCGGGATAGGGTCCGCGTCCGGGGCCGATGGCCGAGCCCGAGGAAATGTTCACGATGCTGCCGCGGCGGCGCGGGATCATGTCCTCCAGCACGAGCTTGGAGAGGACGAATGGCGCGTGGACGTTCACCGCCCACGAGCGCAGCCACTTGTTGACGGGGTAGTCCTTGACCTCGATGAAGTAGGTCAGCGCGGCGTTGTTCACCAGGACGTCGATGGGACCATAGGCGTCGCGGGCGGCCCGGACGAGGCGGGCGCACTCGTCCGGCTCGGAGATGTCGGCCGCGATCGCGGTGGCCTGGCCGCCGGCCGCCGTGATCTCGCCCACCGTGTGCTCGAGCGAGCCGGCCAATGGGTGATCTCCTTCCCGAAGCGTGCGCGCCGCGCAGACCACGCGGCCGCCCTCCGCGGCGAACAGGCGGGCGATGTCCGCGCCGATGCCGCGGCTCGCGCCGGTGACCAGGACGACCTTGCCGTCGAGCTTGCCCATGGCGCCGCACACTCTACCACGTCAGGCGACGAGGTTGACCGGCGCCTCTCCCCGGGCAATGCGCTCGATGTTGCCCGCGATCACGGCGGCGCGCGCGTCCAGCATGCCCTCGGTCCAGCCAGATACGTGCGGCGTCATCAGCACATTCGGCAGCTCGTGAAAGGGCCGGCGTGACGGCAGCGTGGCGCCCGGCGCGGCGGGATAGCGGTACCAGACGTCCAGCGCCGCGCCCGCGATCGTGCCGGCGGCCAGCGCCTCGTAGAGCGCATCCTCGTCCACGATCTCGCCCCGCGCCACGTTGATCACGACGGCGCGGCGCCTCATCCGCGCCAGCTCGCGGGCGCCGATCATCCCGCGCGTCTCCGGGGTGAGGGCCAGCGTGATCGCCAGATAGTCCACGGCGCCCAGGAGCGCGTCGAGCCCCTCCGGCCCCGCGAGCGAGACCAGGCCCTCGGTGCTCGTGCCTCTGGGCTCGCGGCGTATCGCGTGGACGGTCATGTCGAACGCCCGCGCCCGGCGTGCCACCGCCTGGCCGATGCGCCCGTAGCCGAGAATGCCCAGCGTCTTCCCGCCCAGCTCGGGCACGAACGGCGGCGGCGGGGCGTCGTGGGACCACGCGGCGTCCCAGCGGCCGCGCCGCAGATTCGCGTCGACCGAGACGAATCGGTGATTCCAGGCGAGCATGGCGCCCAGCACGTACTCCGCGATGCCCCGCTCATGACCGTAGGCATTGGCGACCACGGCGCCGGGCGGGAGCGCGCGGCGGTCGATGCGATCGACGCCGGCGCCGGGCACCTGGACCAGGCGCAGCCGGGACGCGACGGCGCCCATGGCGGGCGTGAAGGCCAGCGTCACCACCACGTCCACGTCGCCCAGGCGCGCGAGCACCTCGCGCTCGTCGCCCATGACGAGCTCGCAGGGCGTCGCCACGCGGGCCCGCACCGGCTCCACGAAGCACGCCGCGAAGCCGCCCACGAAGGCGACGCGGAGCGGCCTCGCGGATCCGGTCACATGAGCACCATCTGCGTCTGGGTGGTGAGCGAGAGCATGCGCCCCGACGCGTCCGTGATGCGCGTCTGCCACACCTGGGTGCGCTTGCCGCGGTGGAGCGGCGTCGCCTCCGCCTGGACGATGCCGTCGCGGCCCGCCGCGAAGAAATTCGTCTTGGACTCCAGTGTGGTCGTGCCCGCGCCGGGCGGAAGGTTCAGCACGGTGGCGACGGCGCCGATGGTGTCGGCGAAGGCCATCAGGGTGCCGCCGTGGAGCGGGCCCCCGACGGTACGCAGGTCATCCCGAATCGTCAGGCGCGCCACCACGCGCTCCTTGCTCGCCTCGACGAACTCGACGCCGAGCAGCTCGCCGAGCGTGCCCTTCCATCGGGCGCTCAGCTCCTTGGGATCGAAGGTCTCGCTCATCTCGCCGTCCTCCTGGAAGGCATGCTCCGCTGCCCGGGTCACCGTCTCAATTACCTGGGAGGTAATGTCTCACGTTCCGCCCGCGGTGTAGACTCCGCCCATGCCACCGATCCGCGCCGGCCACACGCCCCGCGCCCGCGCGCATCGCCGCGCCCCCCGGCCTCGCGCGGCGCGGCTGAGCCCCTTCGGCACGCTGCTTCGCCAGTGGCGGGAGCGCCGGCGGCTCAGCCAGCTCGGGCTCGCCATGGAGGCTGAGGTCTCGACGCGGCATCTCTCCTTCGTGGAGACCGGCCGCGCCCAGCCCAGCCGCGAGATGGTCCTGCTGCTCGCCCGCGCCCTCGACGTGCCGGCCCGGGCGCGCAACGAGCTGCTCACCGCGGCGGGCTTCGCCCCCATCTACCGCGAACGGGGGCTCGAGGCACCCGAGCTGGCCGACGTGCGCCGCGCCCTCGAGTTCATGCTGCGTCAGCAGGAGCCCTTCCCCGCGCTGGTCCTCGACGGCGGCTGGAACATCGTGCTCAGCAATGGCGGTGCCCAGCGGTTGCTGAGCCTCTACCTGGCCCCCGCGGAGATCGCCGCCCTCGGCCCGCCGAACGCGATGCGGCTCTTCTATCACCCGCGCGGGATGCGTCCCTACATCGTGAACTGGGAGCCCACCGCGGCCGCGCTCATCCAGTGGCTGCACCGCGACGTCATGCGGGGCGTGGGCGAGCCCGAGACGGGCCGGCTGCTGGAGGAGCTCCTCTCCTACCCCGATGTGCCGCGCCAGTGGCGCGTGCTCGATCTGGACGCGGCGCGGGCGCCCTTCCTCGCGGTGGAGCTGGTCAAGGGCGACGTGCGGCTCTCGTTCTTCTCGCTGCTCGCCGGGCTGGGCGTGCCATACGACATCACGCTCCACGAGCTGCGGGTGGAGTGCTTCTTCCCCGCGGATCAGGCGAGCGAGACGCGGCTACGCCGGCTCGCCGCGGACAAGGGCGCGTAGCGCCGCACTAGAGCGCGCCCCAGACTTCTCCTGCGGTTTCAACGCACAGCGCCAGTTTCGCGCGCTGCTGCTCCACGCCGATGTCGTTGCCCTCGACGGTGGACGAGAACCCGCACTGCGGGCTCAGGCCGAGCTGGTCCAGGGGCAGGTACTTCGCGGCCTCGTCGAGGCGGCGCTTGAGGTCGTCCTTGCGCTCGAGCGTGCCCGTCTTGCTCGTCACCAGGCCCAGCACCACGCGCGCCGTCTTCGGCACGTGGCGCAGCGGCGAGAAATCGCCCGAGCGGGCGTCGTCGAACTCGAGG
Coding sequences within it:
- a CDS encoding aldo/keto reductase; translated protein: MEQRPVGQSPLRVSALGLGCMSLSGVYGAADDAASVALVQHALDRGITHVDSSDMYGWGHNETLLGRALRGRRDRVVLATKFGQTRNASGANLVNGRPEYVREACDASLTRLGVDVIDLYYQHRVDPSVPIEDTVGAMKGLVEAGKVRALGLSEAAPATIRRAHAVHPIAAVQSEFSLLYRVEAEETLRVCRELGISFVAYSPLGRGFLTGQIQKIADIPEGDRRRDHPRFQDGNFGHNVDLVHRIEAIAAEKGCTPGQLVLAWLLAQGPDVLPIPGTKRKDRLEENLGAAAVKLGPSDVARIAAAVPAGAAAGTRYPAPQMKSVYL
- a CDS encoding cytochrome c/FTR1 family iron permease, translating into MRIRDSFRRIAPRAALVAVAWLLVASPATAQAPPGAEPDPAQLILHILDYVAVDYSGAVQDGKVLDEGEYREQVEFVGQARALLGRLEARPERAGLEAQADRLVALVKAKGSDADVARLAGGLRWALIGAYRVDVAPKRVPDLKRGAALFAARCALCHGATGHGDGPAAQSLDPRPSDFYDAERMSQRSLYSVFSTITLGVEGTAMAGFRDLTEDERWALAFHVTGLAAPEAERARGQALWTAGKGRDVFSDLASLATRSPRELTARHGADAAAFLAYLRSDPEALVPQGNAAIAISLRLLRQSLEAYRGGRAREAQDLAVSAYLDGFELAEPSLDAVDHPLRLAIEGEMLRFRGLVKEGAPLGAVETQAGKVEALLTRAQARLDTDRLTPAATFVSAFIILLREGLEALLVVAAVIALLVKAGRRDALPWVHGGWVVALLLGGVTWWVASRVLTISGSTRETTEGVTALVAAAVLLYVGFWMHGKSQSHRWQAFLEARLAGALSGRTMLALASVSFLAVYREVFETVLFYEALAAQAGPSGGPALLGGLAAAAVALVALGWVIVRGSLRLPIGLFFGVSAIVVGVLAVVFVGNGIAALQEAGAFPQHALELPAIPLLGIHPSVEGLTVQALLLVILVAGFAWSSRVARERPA
- a CDS encoding SDR family NAD(P)-dependent oxidoreductase, with protein sequence MGKLDGKVVLVTGASRGIGADIARLFAAEGGRVVCAARTLREGDHPLAGSLEHTVGEITAAGGQATAIAADISEPDECARLVRAARDAYGPIDVLVNNAALTYFIEVKDYPVNKWLRSWAVNVHAPFVLSKLVLEDMIPRRRGSIVNISSGSAIGPGRGPYPEPERYTGGTCYGAEKAALERFTQGLAREVYPHGVSVTAVSPSQVVPTPGTVHHKLVRSMDDPRGEPPILMARAALILATEPCARITGRVTYSQEILKEHGWIAEARGRGVDSRGSGYSQI
- a CDS encoding efflux RND transporter periplasmic adaptor subunit — its product is MIRASRSVPLVVLILALVVMLGACSRDKAESKAPPATAAVPVAVAPVEQKAMPLQLQAIGTVEAFSVVSVRAQVGGELTKVHFNEGQDVKKGALLFTIDPRSFEAALAQAEATLAKDTGLVQQARATLQRDRARVLQTRAALARDQAQARTADAEAKRYAELYKRELISLEQSEQFHTTAEALAATVRADEADVKSAEETVRADEAAIKAAEQTVRGDEAMVDSAKIQLGYTKITSPIDGRTGSLMLHEGNIVRAGGTSDSTLVVINQIQPVYVSFTVPQQQLPAIRRYMAEGTLEVRATPAGDAQPQRGTVSFVDNVVDAATGTIRLKGTFTNAERKLWPGQFANVELVLSTEPDAIVVPAQAVQTGQGNSTFVFVVRDDSTVETRRITVKRTQGNETVVGDGLKPGEKVVTDGMPRLVAGAKVEIRAAQEGGRSGGGRRSGGATPGGAAPDTGGKAPPGARP
- a CDS encoding DUF6607 family protein codes for the protein MRALVGSLALLLALGTAALADVQDLRERGLAAIRSLTGCFLVDYSFVEVESLRPGYTRDPRVYDVNRDKSVKEWITAEQIAPNRIWLQRILFAADLDGTVRMDSVLRHQSEDWEFDAPFLYDFTGPQIWQPRDLRATPHLWTRRVTNLDDGPRYQCAGAWTAGGYPEWSCDSYAPVPGRETRDMGRSDYQALDRRTRIVAYGSSFLERQNNVKTLHAQGVRTPLVRELGKTWYVRLPEGECAVGAAFSRDRAAFWELLRATWDGVLNGAGPFVERTPPGQPPRFVKMFEVEEEFMGKDFTDPTVREAARARIRGVIDAYRAP
- a CDS encoding multidrug efflux RND transporter permease subunit, which gives rise to MNIAEPFIRRPVATTLLSVAVLLAGAMAYRVLPVAPLPQVEFPVIQVQANLPGASPETMAASVATPLERSFGRIAGITEMTSTSLLGNTTIVLQFDLNRSIDAAARDVQAAINAASSDLPATLPTNPTYRKVNPADAPIMILAVTSGILPIGRLYDAADSILAQKLSQVEGIGQVIVGGAARPAVRVQVDPLRLTQLGIGLDQVRGALRTVNANTPKGAVAGPDRAWTITANDQLFTAEQYRPVIVAYRNGAPVRLSDVATVSESVENIRNAGVANGERAVLLIVFRQPGTNIIATVDRVLERMPELRASIPPAMTLAVVLDRTTTIRASFRDIQLTLALSVALVILVVFVFLRSVRSTTIPSIAIPLSLFGTFGGMYLFGYSLDNLSLMALTISTGFVVDDAIVVLENITRYLEVGESPLAAALRGAREIGFTVLSMSTSLVAVFIPILLMGGLVGRLFREFAVVLTLAILMSMVVSLTVTPMACAVLLRPKRERPPGRLARLGERAFDGTLAFYRVTLGWCLRHPLLILFVTLGTIGVNIYLFVVVPKGFFPQQDTGRISGNIQAEQDISFPAMRQKMNEFVTTVMADPAVSNVVAFTGGGNTTNTGRMFVSLKPQHDRNVTADQVITRLRSKLAHVPGATLFLQAVQDLRIGGRASNAQFQYTLQSAGGELGDLNAAAPRMLAKLRALPQLRDVSTDQQNRGLQAKLVIDRDVASRLGILPQGIDDSLYDAFGQRQVSTIFTQLNQYRVVMEVDPAFQQNPDALTGIYVKTPSGPPVPLSTLAHFTPTLTPLQVAHQGQFPAVTLSFNLAPGVALGDAVNAVRAAEREVGLPPTIRASFQGTLQAFQSSLASQPYLILAALAAVYIVLGVLYESYIHPLTILSTLPSAGVGAILALMLFGTDLSVIAMIGIVLLIGIVKKNAIMMIDFALDAERTGGKSPAEAIYEACLLRFRPIMMTTMAALLGGLPLALGLGTGAELRRPLGITIVGGLVLSQLLTLYTTPVVYLYLDRLRAWHGRRARPTTQTLETA